The following proteins are encoded in a genomic region of Chloroflexota bacterium:
- a CDS encoding sugar ABC transporter permease — protein MSARATRKQFEPFPYVLILPTAAFVALFTAWPVLLSFYQSFFRQRMNIARYREPTFIGLGNYIDLFTDPYFIQVIRNTLFYIIGTVPVSIILGFLFALLVNRKMRGIGLFRLAFFHPMVLPMVSAATIWLFFFTPDYGLFNTALRFLGYSGPENWTGNPNLALLSVIIVAIWKNSGFYMIFYLAGLQNLPTDVFEAAALDGANGWQTLWRITFPLLRRTTLFITTIAFIDAFRTVDHIFVLTGGGPSRSSTVLLFELWQQRFEYQNIGSSAAITVIFVIVLLAFTVTNFIVSERKEA, from the coding sequence TTGAGCGCACGAGCCACGCGAAAACAATTCGAGCCCTTTCCCTATGTGCTGATTTTGCCGACAGCAGCATTTGTGGCCCTGTTCACCGCCTGGCCAGTGCTTCTTTCGTTTTATCAGAGTTTTTTCCGCCAACGCATGAATATCGCCCGCTATCGCGAGCCCACCTTCATCGGGCTGGGCAACTACATCGACTTGTTCACCGACCCCTACTTTATTCAGGTCATCCGCAACACACTCTTTTACATCATCGGTACAGTACCGGTCAGCATTATTCTGGGATTTTTGTTCGCCCTGTTGGTCAACCGCAAAATGCGCGGCATCGGCCTGTTCCGCCTGGCATTTTTTCATCCGATGGTGCTGCCAATGGTCAGCGCGGCAACCATCTGGCTGTTTTTCTTCACCCCTGATTACGGCCTGTTCAACACCGCGCTGCGTTTCCTGGGGTACAGCGGCCCGGAGAACTGGACCGGCAACCCCAACCTGGCCCTGTTGTCCGTTATTATCGTGGCCATCTGGAAAAACTCGGGCTTTTATATGATCTTCTATTTAGCCGGTCTGCAAAACCTGCCGACGGACGTCTTCGAGGCCGCTGCGCTGGATGGCGCCAACGGCTGGCAAACCCTGTGGCGGATCACCTTCCCCTTGCTGCGCCGCACCACACTTTTCATTACCACTATCGCATTCATTGATGCCTTCCGCACGGTGGATCATATTTTTGTACTGACCGGTGGCGGTCCAAGCCGATCCAGCACCGTGCTGCTCTTCGAGCTATGGCAGCAACGCTTTGAATATCAGAATATTGGTTCATCTGCTGCCATCACCGTGATCTTTGTAATCGTACTGCTGGCTTTCACGGTGACCAATTTCATCGTTTCGGAGCGCAAAGAGGCCTGA
- a CDS encoding MFS transporter, producing MTRITLPSAQNGEVLPEHYYRNFGAGLIHGVFFQASAAFSNIHTVLPSLVAMLTPAASAVGLMASLQAIGAVIPQLSTAYLIDGRQRKKPWLMAIIITRFLALGLLAWLIFQFGVSRPGLVLFALIGLFGLFSLIGGMGTVIYADIFARAIPARRRGRFAGSKQLFGFGLAILAGLVVKWILDQPERFPFATNYALIIALSAAVLAVALIGFALIKEPQGKNQRLLTSPRDLLRTSGQLFKGSNNLRMLLLNRSLLTLSLALAPFFVVYAHNDLNVAASVIGLYLALQMVGAASSNILWAWLSDSYGNRLVIVGVGLTFALAAGLAWLTPSHMSWLFGGVFLLLGATLSGVQVGYSNIILEMADESTRPVCVALQNTALAPLAFAPLLVGFLAAWWSYPTLFAIAGILALASLLVAIMFLREPRYDPTARCCVAASPETSDAEKCEP from the coding sequence ATGACGAGAATCACCCTCCCCTCAGCCCAGAACGGGGAAGTCCTGCCAGAGCACTACTATCGCAATTTCGGCGCCGGACTCATTCACGGTGTCTTCTTTCAGGCTTCGGCCGCCTTTTCCAATATCCACACGGTATTGCCCAGCCTGGTAGCCATGCTGACGCCGGCCGCCAGCGCTGTGGGATTGATGGCCTCGCTGCAAGCCATAGGTGCGGTGATACCGCAACTCAGCACCGCCTACCTGATCGATGGCCGGCAGCGCAAGAAGCCATGGCTCATGGCCATCATCATTACCCGTTTTCTGGCCCTGGGCCTCCTGGCCTGGTTGATTTTCCAGTTTGGTGTGAGCAGGCCTGGCCTGGTATTGTTTGCCCTAATCGGCCTGTTCGGGCTATTCTCCCTGATCGGCGGCATGGGCACCGTCATCTACGCCGATATCTTCGCGCGGGCCATCCCGGCGCGGCGCCGGGGGCGATTCGCCGGGTCGAAACAGCTCTTCGGGTTCGGCCTGGCCATCCTGGCCGGGCTTGTGGTGAAATGGATACTCGACCAGCCCGAACGTTTCCCCTTTGCAACCAACTATGCGCTGATCATAGCGCTTAGCGCAGCCGTCCTGGCCGTGGCCCTGATCGGCTTTGCGTTGATCAAAGAGCCGCAAGGCAAAAACCAACGCCTGTTGACAAGCCCCAGGGATCTCTTGCGCACCTCGGGGCAGTTGTTCAAGGGCAGTAATAATCTGCGCATGCTCCTGCTCAACCGTTCGCTGCTGACCCTCAGCCTGGCACTGGCTCCCTTCTTCGTGGTCTATGCTCACAACGACCTTAACGTCGCAGCTTCCGTCATTGGCCTCTACCTGGCCCTGCAGATGGTGGGTGCAGCCTCATCCAACATTCTCTGGGCCTGGCTCTCCGATAGCTACGGCAACCGCCTGGTTATCGTTGGCGTTGGCCTGACCTTCGCCCTGGCCGCCGGCCTGGCCTGGTTGACCCCCAGCCATATGAGTTGGTTGTTCGGCGGCGTCTTTTTGCTGTTGGGCGCGACCTTGAGCGGTGTCCAGGTCGGGTACAGCAATATCATTCTGGAGATGGCCGACGAATCCACCCGGCCGGTTTGTGTAGCTTTGCAGAACACCGCTCTGGCGCCGCTGGCCTTCGCACCGTTGCTGGTAGGCTTTCTGGCGGCCTGGTGGTCTTACCCAACCTTGTTCGCCATCGCGGGTATCCTGGCGTTGGCAAGCCTGCTCGTCGCCATCATGTTTTTGCGTGAGCCCCGCTATGATCCGACGGCTCGCTGCTGCGTTGCCGCTTCCCCCGAGACAAGCGACGCCGAAAAGTGTGAGCCATAA
- a CDS encoding GntR family transcriptional regulator: MTINPSTRLNQAKAHLLNYISQNQLERNDQLPSEATIAKTLGVSRNTLREAYISLENEGIIVRRHGIGTFVAHSPIIRDSLNEFSPFAQIIQDGGYTPDFQTLSMGHEYAPTDVYDVFEVPCSEKLRCIKRIVRANQQPVIYVDDYMAPAVEAAALDWNAFDGNMVRFLADSLDTPLHQIQSCIRAAALSSEISQYLELAEGSPILSVRSTIFTVDNQPVTYSKICFNSNIVELNIVRIVRAT; encoded by the coding sequence ATGACCATAAACCCCAGCACGCGCTTGAATCAAGCAAAAGCGCATTTGCTCAATTACATTTCTCAGAACCAGCTCGAACGCAACGATCAACTGCCTTCAGAAGCTACGATAGCAAAAACCCTGGGAGTCAGCCGGAATACCTTGCGGGAAGCCTATATTTCGCTGGAAAATGAAGGCATTATTGTGCGGCGGCACGGCATTGGCACCTTTGTGGCCCATTCCCCCATCATCCGGGATTCTCTCAACGAGTTTTCGCCCTTTGCCCAAATCATCCAAGATGGTGGTTACACGCCTGACTTCCAAACCCTGTCCATGGGCCACGAATACGCGCCAACAGATGTTTACGATGTTTTTGAAGTACCCTGCTCTGAAAAATTACGCTGTATTAAACGTATTGTTCGAGCCAATCAACAACCCGTGATTTACGTGGATGATTATATGGCTCCAGCAGTTGAAGCAGCCGCCCTGGACTGGAACGCCTTCGATGGCAACATGGTTCGATTTTTAGCCGACTCACTTGACACCCCACTGCATCAAATTCAATCTTGCATTCGCGCTGCAGCCCTTAGTTCCGAAATTTCGCAATATCTGGAATTGGCAGAAGGGTCACCGATCCTCAGCGTTCGGTCCACCATTTTTACGGTTGATAACCAACCTGTCACCTACAGTAAGATCTGTTTCAATTCAAATATTGTGGAGTTGAATATTGTGCGGATCGTCCGCGCAACATAA
- a CDS encoding carbohydrate ABC transporter permease produces the protein MTSTISNSRRSLRRLAHWITNLLAVLLALLWSVPIVWALIASFRPASDAMSRGDVWFSSSITAENYLRAWSLAPFGQYYINTIIVVLMILAVQMVTVVLAGFAFAHYQFPGKRWVFLFVLLQMMIPTSALLAPNFATIRWMGLFDTRLAIAIPYFGSAFGTFLMRQAFLDVPRDLVDAGIIDGCSWWQLILNVYLPPSIPALVAFGLSSAIWHWNEFLWPLIITNSDKSRPLTAGLVRFTQLGEIGAQWSLLTAATLIVIGPLFIIFLIFQRRFIQSFLHSGLK, from the coding sequence ATGACCTCAACGATTTCAAACTCCCGCCGATCCCTACGACGTCTCGCACATTGGATCACCAATCTGCTGGCAGTCCTTCTGGCCCTTCTGTGGTCTGTGCCGATTGTTTGGGCTTTGATTGCCTCCTTTCGTCCAGCCAGCGACGCCATGAGTCGCGGCGATGTCTGGTTTAGCAGCAGTATCACGGCAGAAAATTACCTGCGCGCCTGGTCACTGGCACCCTTTGGGCAATATTACATCAACACCATCATTGTCGTGCTTATGATTCTGGCCGTGCAGATGGTCACCGTCGTTCTGGCCGGTTTTGCCTTTGCCCATTATCAGTTTCCCGGCAAACGCTGGGTGTTCCTCTTTGTCCTTCTGCAAATGATGATCCCCACGTCTGCCCTTCTGGCGCCCAATTTCGCCACGATCCGCTGGATGGGCCTTTTCGATACCCGGCTGGCGATTGCCATCCCCTATTTTGGTTCTGCCTTTGGAACATTCCTGATGCGGCAGGCCTTTTTGGATGTACCGCGCGACCTGGTGGATGCGGGCATCATCGACGGCTGTTCGTGGTGGCAACTGATTCTGAATGTGTACCTGCCTCCGTCGATTCCGGCGCTGGTTGCTTTCGGACTCTCCTCAGCCATCTGGCACTGGAACGAATTCCTCTGGCCGCTGATCATCACCAACAGCGACAAGAGCCGCCCGCTGACCGCCGGGCTGGTGCGCTTCACCCAACTCGGTGAAATCGGGGCTCAATGGTCACTGCTCACCGCGGCAACCCTGATCGTGATCGGCCCACTTTTTATCATTTTCCTGATCTTCCAGCGGCGGTTCATCCAAAGTTTTTTGCATTCAGGATTGAAATAG
- a CDS encoding ABC transporter substrate-binding protein: MRTPKMYLVVTAILLIGLLAACSPPVPAAPAEQAAPAEEAAPAEEAAPAAEDAPAEEPAMEPVTFQVFYPVAVDAPIAAILNGYIEDFQAEYSYITVEPVFSGGYGDVQTAIQTTIDGGGEPPALAVMLATALYDLINADYIAPLDGYVAAVENGDAYVADFLPAFLANSTYDDQLWSIPFQRSAVVMYYNADMFAEAGLEPPTSWQSWAEAAEALTAQEGDATNWGLQYPSGWPYWLFQPLAIGAGQNILNDDCTVVFDDPAVIEAVQFYIDLSAEYGAMPAGVQASWPTVTTDFASGLTAMIAHSSGSLRGILEQADFEVGVMPHPGKEEGSYASVPGGGNFYILKGAAQEQQDAAWKFVEFLSRPEYVADYSINTGYIASRASAYDTEAMQAYVAEVPQALATRDALKHAGAELSTQNLGQVRNIFHDYLQRAYNGEMTAAEAMAAAQAEAEAALADFCP; the protein is encoded by the coding sequence ATGCGTACCCCCAAAATGTACCTTGTAGTAACGGCGATCCTGCTGATTGGCTTGCTGGCTGCATGCAGCCCACCAGTCCCTGCAGCGCCGGCGGAACAAGCTGCTCCCGCTGAAGAAGCAGCCCCCGCCGAGGAAGCCGCGCCTGCCGCAGAAGATGCTCCTGCCGAAGAGCCTGCTATGGAGCCGGTCACCTTTCAGGTGTTCTACCCCGTGGCCGTAGATGCCCCCATCGCCGCCATATTGAATGGCTACATCGAGGATTTCCAGGCTGAATATTCCTACATCACCGTTGAGCCGGTCTTCTCCGGCGGCTACGGCGATGTCCAGACTGCCATCCAGACCACCATTGACGGAGGCGGCGAACCACCCGCTTTGGCCGTGATGCTGGCAACCGCACTATATGACCTGATCAACGCTGACTATATTGCCCCGCTGGATGGCTATGTCGCGGCTGTGGAAAATGGCGATGCCTATGTGGCCGATTTCCTGCCCGCGTTCCTGGCCAACTCTACCTACGATGACCAACTCTGGAGCATCCCCTTCCAGCGCAGCGCCGTGGTGATGTACTACAATGCCGACATGTTTGCTGAGGCCGGGTTGGAACCGCCCACAAGCTGGCAGAGTTGGGCCGAGGCTGCGGAAGCGCTCACCGCTCAAGAGGGCGACGCCACCAACTGGGGCCTGCAATACCCCTCTGGCTGGCCCTACTGGCTCTTCCAGCCGCTGGCAATCGGCGCCGGGCAAAACATCCTGAATGATGACTGCACCGTGGTCTTCGATGACCCTGCGGTGATCGAGGCCGTCCAGTTCTACATTGATCTCTCTGCGGAATACGGCGCTATGCCTGCCGGCGTTCAGGCCAGTTGGCCCACCGTTACCACCGATTTCGCCAGTGGTTTGACGGCCATGATCGCCCACTCCTCCGGCAGCCTGCGCGGCATTCTCGAACAGGCTGACTTCGAGGTCGGCGTGATGCCCCATCCTGGAAAGGAAGAAGGTTCCTATGCCAGCGTGCCGGGTGGCGGTAACTTCTACATCCTGAAAGGCGCTGCCCAGGAACAACAGGATGCTGCCTGGAAGTTCGTGGAATTCCTCAGCCGCCCTGAGTACGTGGCCGATTACAGCATCAACACCGGCTACATCGCCAGTCGCGCCAGCGCTTACGACACCGAAGCGATGCAGGCCTATGTTGCTGAAGTGCCCCAAGCGCTGGCCACACGCGACGCTCTGAAGCATGCCGGCGCAGAATTATCGACCCAAAACCTCGGGCAGGTACGTAATATCTTCCATGACTACCTGCAAAGAGCGTATAATGGTGAAATGACTGCTGCCGAGGCAATGGCTGCCGCACAGGCCGAAGCCGAAGCTGCCCTGGCAGATTTCTGCCCCTAA